From the genome of Diabrotica virgifera virgifera chromosome 8, PGI_DIABVI_V3a:
tgattatgttattcaattttttatgtggaatttaatacgaaaaacccattcattcatgtccaaacaaatgagactgaccttttcctggtgaactgaaaatgtcctcacacaagaccctttcctgctatccttggctgcgatcaaacctcgtcctggcttccagtgatgttctcctttgaaaaactagctcgaatagctctcgttcctgcttttgtcgtgatgctctgttctacctttttcgaaactgctatcagctaccgggacactctgggctcaaggaggttcttttactctcgacctggcctacttctcgttccacgatagatactccacactcacggaactacaccggctttctcactcctcgaacactaccgtctactactcgacttcacttctcgacagctcaaaacattctgatctcactttctcatccattcccctactttctaaatatcccttccagattcacaaatcaatcttccaccaccaactctcattcgtaatattcctcaaaaccaatttttaatctttctaaatatgcttaatggatttcaaaagaaaatatttaattcccattctaaaatactttctaactatttacaaattttaatgacctattctctctttcaaatgagtcttatttagcataggctaatgatcgaaaccttccgcgaaaaacgataatgaactatcaactatttcactgagttttatttagcataggctaatgatcgaccttccgagaagaacgataatggtacgcgtcattcactttgtttatcttaagcacattgttccgagtttcgtacgcttattctaatcacttcttaaaattaaatataacaatttgttgtatacaggttgttctaaatttatatgcccgtggttgagaaaattgaaaatattttatattaaattgaattttgtttataattatttattgtttataattattttcatatcaaatagaataAAACAATATATAAGCTTAGCAAATCCATAAATTCCAAGGACATTATAGGTAGGTACTTGGTTTGCTTACAAATCAAAATGTTTGGTTAGTTTCCTATTCAGCGGAGTTACGGGTTTTGTTACTTACCAACGTACTGTTAAAGTACCACGTATCTGTTAAAGTAATTCAACGTAACTCCGTAACTAAATCTGGAAAACTCCAATAAAGAATTGTATTATGTATATTTATACAAAGAAAAGATTCTACTGATATTAGAATTATatttatattggtgtttttaaaaatataaagtcAGTAAGTCCTACTTTTTcaagtttatttagttttttgttgCTCCTTTAAAAGCAGGATTATGTGAGTTACCTGGTTTATTAATTAGGCCGTCGATAAGCTGTCTtccattttacaaaaagtttagtaaaatccTTTATGAAAGATATATATCTATTATAAAATCCCTTAAAGGGCTATATCACAGAACGTTTTAGAACTAAAATGttcatcatcagtgctgttaACTAGCAGGTTTATaacatgctgagccaccaaaatatgCGCGTAAGGAAaccttaacacgttgacggacagaacatctatagacgtctaatttccattgatggaatgtgacacaacgtctatagacgtggCATTTTTCCCTATTGTACtatgcaaaatacatatagtgccACAagacttgcttatacatttgacgcactgtccgtcaaagTGTTAAGGGCCTCGATATACAAAGAAGGTAATAACAGGGTCAATGCTCCCATCCAACTGCccattattacccctggttttattccaggtactcattttattcaaaCTGAGTCGACCTGGGAAATGTATACATTTTTAGGAATGactagatcaggggtgggcaaatacttttaagcgcgggtcAAAATGAAATTtccaaaatgtctcccgggccggaggactataacGCGTAAGTAGGCACACTTCCCGCGAATTTTTTGGTGGAGTTTTCTCCCTGTTCAAGAAGTTTTTTTGACAAATATACTATCATTACTAGTAtgattttaaagcatttggacaaagaaatttgactgttaataatagataatagtaataataaattattgtcTTACTTGGGTGTACATGCAAACAATAATTTATGCCCGCTAAAATATATtacataatttttaaagaaatatgatccgttatattatattatattaagtCATAATAAATCCagataaaaaagaagatatttaacaAGTGGGCAAAATGAAAACTCTTTTCTAGTCTGGATTACGAAAGATttaaatccgaaatcagaaattcgatcaagtaGAGAGCAATCAAGATTAGCCTTTTTGAAGATGTAACCAAAGAGTAACcttgagtaaccaaagactcgaTCTGCAAATCCGTTATCGGATGGTAAAAtcttatatccactctattcttctttatagtgccgaagcttggactgttaatgtggacttaatgagaaagctggaagcttttgcgACGTGgttttttaggagaattttgaaaataccacgGGCCGATCATATTATGAACTATATTATAGTGTTGTACAGAATAGGAAGAGATAGAGAatttttgaccaccattaaaaggagaaaggcAGCATATTGGGGACatatacttaaaaatgattagtacgagttgttgcagctgattatgaGAGATAGAATAGAAGGAGAAACCGGTCCGGGTAGTCGATAAATAATATCCTGATTAAAAAAGAGCAGAAGCGACAGCTGACGCTTTTAAGAAcagcagaagatagagacgaattcgcaatggttatagccaaccttcgttagtggagtcggcactaaaagaagaagaatattaaaatAATGGTCATTAAATAAGTCAGTTAATGAAAGATTTTATTTTGCTATTTCTTTATAGCTTAACGATTTCtacaaattaatttaaaatgatGTTATACGCACACTAATACTAAGagaataacaaaaattgcctGTTGGAATGTTCAATGGGCCGGATATAATAAacaaaagggccggatccggcccgcgggaCTGCTTTTACCCACCCCTCGTCTAGATTTTCTCCGACGCTGGGTTTTCATCCCCGGCCTTAtgcgtggaagtcagacatcctACTGCCTAAGCTACTCGGCCCAATTCCCAACTAAAATGTTTTGTATGTTActttttttaagtataatttgaATGATATTTAATCGATTTGTTGATGATGATTGTTTGATTTAATACCTATTcctatttgttttttgtctaaTTTGTTAAAATTGTTTGTTTAATACCATAatctaaaatattatttactattttagcaTCAGCGAGAACGATCAGCAATAAATGGGAGTCCGGGAATAATCAAGATGATCTACCAACTTCTATAGTAACTAATCCACCTGATCCAGCGACTGATTCTTCATCTGTTTCACCTTCGGATTCTCCACCTGAGCCAGTAACAGATTCATCATCTACTGCACCTACAGATTCTCCACCTGACCCAGCTACTAATCAATCATCTACTGCACCTACAGATTCTCCACCTGCGCCAGTAACAGATTCATCATCTACTGCACCTACAGATTCTCCACCTGACCCAGCAACTGATTCCGCATCTACTGCACCTACAGATTCTCCACCTGAGCCAGTAACTGATTCATCATCTACTGCACCTACAGATTCTCCACCTGACCCAGCAACTGATCCATCATCCACTGCACCTACTGATTCTCCACCTGAGCCAGTAACAGATTCATCATCTACTGCACCTACAGATTCTCCACCTGACCCAGCTACTGATTCATCATCTACTGCACCTACAGATTCTTCACCTGAGCCAGTAACTGATTCATCATCTACTGCACCTACAGATTCTCCACCTGACCCAGCAACTGATCCATCATCTACTGCACCTACAGATTCTACATCTGAGCCAGTAACAGATTCATCATCTACTGCACCTACAGATTCTCCACCTGACCCAGCAACTGATTCATCATCTACAGCACCTACAAATTCTCCACCTGAGCCAGTAACAGATTCATCATCTACTGCACCTACAGATTCTCCACCTGGCCCAGCTACTGATTCATCATCTACTGCACCTACAGATTCTTCACCTGAGCCAGTAACTGATTCATCATCTACTGCACCTACAGATTCTCCACCTGACCCAGCAACTGATCCATCATCTACTGCACCTACAGATTCTACATCTGAGCCAGTAACAGATTCATCATCTACTGCACCTACAGATTCTCCACCTGACCCAGCAACTGATTCATCATCTACAGCACCTACAAATTCTCCACCTGAGCCAGTAACAGATTCATCATCTACTGCACCTACAGATTCTCCACCTGGCCCAGCTACTGATTCATCATCTACTGCACCTACAGATTCTTCACCTGAGCCAGTAACTGATTCATCATCTACTGCACCTACAGATTCTCCACCTGACCCAGCAACTGATTCATCATCTACAGCACCTACAGATTCTCCACCTGAGCCAGTAACAGATTCATCATCTACTGCACCTACAGATTCTCCACCTGAGCCAGTAACAGACTCATCATCTACTGCACCTACAGATTCTCCACCTGAGCCAGTAACAGATTCATCATCTACTGCACCTACAGATTCTCCACCTGAGCCAGTAACAGATTCATCATCTACTGCGCCTACAGATTCTCCACCTGATCCAGTAACAGATTCATCATCTACTGCACCTACAGATTCTCCACCTGACCCAGCAACTGATCCATCATCTACTGCACCTACAGATACTCCACCTGAGCCAGTAACAGATTCATCATCTACTGCACCTACATATTCTCCACCTGAGCCAATAACAGATTCATCATCTACTGCACCTACAGATTCTCCACCTGAGCCAGTAACAGATTCATCATCTACAGCACCTACAGATTCTCCACCTGAGCCAGTAACAGATTCATCATCTACTGCACCTACCGATTCTCCACCTGACCCAGCAACTGATCCATCATCTACTGCACCTACAGATTCTCCACCAGAGCCAGTAACAGATTCATCATCTACTGCACCTACAGATTCTCCACCTGACCCAGCAACTGATTCATCATCTACAGCACCTACAGATTCTCCACCTGAGCCAGTAACATATTCATCATCTACTGCACCTACAGATTCTCCACCTGAGCCAGTAACAGATTCATCATCTACTGCACCTACAGATTCTCCACCTGAGCCAGTAACAGATTCATCATCTACTGCACCTACAGATTCTCCACCTAAGCCAGTAACAGATTCATCATCTACTGCTCCTACAGATTCTCCACCTGAGCCAGTAACTGATTCATCATCTACTGCACCTACAGATTCTCCACCTGAGCCAGTTACAGATTCATCACCTACTGCACCTACAGATTCTCCACCTGACCCAGCAACTGATTCATCATCTACTGCACCTACAGATTCTCCACCTGAGCCAGTAACAGATTCATCACCTACTGCACCTACAGATTCTCCACCTGACCCAGCAACTGATTCATCATCTACTGCACCTACAGATTCTCCACCTGACCCAGCAACTGATTCATCATCTACTGCACCTACAGATTCTCCACCTGAGCCAGTAACTGATTCATCATCTGTTTCACCTACAGATTCTCCACCTGAGCCAGCAACGGATTCATCATCTGCTTCACCTACAGATTATCCATCTGACTCAACAACTGCTTCCTCTGGTTCATCAACAGATTTATCAAGTGACTCAACTGGTGCAACACCTGAGTCAACTACGAAAGGTTCAGCTGCAAGTTTATTTGCAGGCACGAATTATTTGATGGCTACATTTGTTATTGTGATTATAAATTACTTCTTAATCTAAGTTAgatcaattttaaatatttttgtatctATGCACGATTGTAAATAAATATGGCTGTAAAGTGCATTcgaataaaattttaatttttgtagtattaattttgtaaataaaatattatttttatataaagaaATTAAGTTGATAATAATTGTTGGAATCGATCAATATTAAATAAACACTTAACAcgtatattaaacaaaaattaggTGCGAATATGGATTTGGGGCTGACGATAGCGGACCTGCAAGAAATGCACTGCAGGCGGGTGCCCATGCCTTTCTGCtgatagaccggtctagttagactcaaaaataggagtgaggctacaataattaccatcaagctgaaaattggcaggattgttcaaaataccatcataaattaaatctaaaaagtcctcataaatccgacccctgctaaaaaatttacgcggggtcaaaggtcaccaaatatggtttttagcgattttcagcgaaacggtaagttttatcgtaaaattagttctaacaaaaaatgtagattagataattatctataaaaaatatcttaatagtttttttcctaagagtcactgtttttgagatacaacgattcaaagagttgacagacttctaatcgtcataataatatatgtattagtacaccaggtgTATACATCattgaagctgtaatacaagtaaacataatattctacggtcaacttaacttatattacacataataatataagattataaatatgataatgtttctactatacagcttgcggtctaccgagggatgcaatccataagctgtattatattacagtgccaacaaaaaaaatctttacaaagtgaatgtaacgcgaaaataataagaattatttgaattttacggcttaatcccaacaaaaatacacaacaaaatacaacacatgacaaagtattaacttataataattctttttatttatgcgccttagttcaatttgtaaagatgggttttgtcggaataaacacgttcgtcggctaatctaatcaccctacctattcttttctcagaagggtttgaacataataatgaaagacaactttctaggcataatgtttattgctaagtactaataaatacttatgcaaattacaccgtaattttcctgggtggcgaaatccttcaggtagatgacaccctcgagaTATTAActagtcttgagtactactccggagtgaaaatacgtgttaaaatatattttttatcgtgtatttcgtgttattttcattgttataacaaaaatgtcagaatattgttttatttgcgctAAAATTTTAACTGAAGGTGAAATTGTTACCGTTGAACGTGGTATAAAAACATTAATCAATGCAAGTACTGAAAGAGCTGATGGATTTTTAGAATTTCTTAAACAGCAGAAATCTGTGACCATACATGTGGAGTGTCGTAAAAGTTATACTCGAAATTGTTCTATTGCTGCAGCTATTAAAAGACAATATGAAAAACAAGAAGCCAGTACATCGACCAAAAGTCCTCCTCTTACTAGAGCACGTGTAAGTGAACcagctttttgttttaaaaaacaatGCTTATTTTGCGGCCAGGAATGTAATGAAGAGCGTGAAAAAAAAATGGCCATCTCTgctctctctatgtatggagcgcctaagaaaactacgtgcttagataagtttcgatatgcatgtttttttaaaagtactcgaaacaaaaaacaagtgcagttatcttgtcttcctccaacctcagcggctgctcatcaacatctttttcgggtatattaccaagttcaagtgtggcttggttatcagctagatccaaaagactggggatggaaattagtcgacagttcattagaaccaattcaaactttactcccccctgcgccggaaaaactcctgaacacaattttttgcaactgtaaaaagggatgtagcgctaaatgtggttgcaaaaaagttggactgttttgtccggtagcatgcactaattgtcaaaaccggtcgtgctccaatgttgaatcaccaacaattgaggattcatttgattctatcgaggagccatggcGATGTGTTATTTTTGgaacaatttacttgcacccaggatgaacaagaagaagaagaagaagaagaagaagaactagaagatgaagaagaggaagaagaacaatgagaagaagaacaagggaagcagaagtattagaaaattatgaaccagtttgataaatttccctttttttaatttataccgctttatataaagtttaatcatttttaacccttgccaatatcaattattaaatagctttaaattaaacagaatcataacagatccgtggaataggcatactggggaaaccacgttaaaaaaacgcgctaagtacactacctcaaaggtggtgtggaaacgtgtgcgcatattatgacgattaccactttttgaatcgttatatctcaaaaacggtggctcccatgaaaaaaagtaataaggcattttttatagataattatctaatctacattttttgttagcactaattttatcataaaacttaccgtttcgctgaaaatcgctaaaaaccatatttggtgacctttgaccccgcgtaaaatttttagcaggggtcggatttatgaggactttttagatttaatttatgatggtatttttaacaatcctgccaattttcggcttgatggtaatttttgtagcctcggatgcgtaagttgaccggagtatgaTGTTATACAAAATGCTAACTTAAAAAAATCCGAAAGGAGTCTATGCTACTTTTGCAGGCGGGTACCTTATACCTTAGCGCCGAAACTGTATGGACTgacagttatttttttttaattgtcattTTTAACCTGTCATTTGTTAAATTTAATAACTTGCCGATATTGTGtgcattactttttttttattttagcttaACGTGTCTCGACAACATAGGTCACTGACACAGGTACAATTTTACTACATTACATTACAATAAAAGGAAAATTACATCTCAATACAATTACATTACAATAGatagaaaaacattttaaatacaTAATCAAAATTTCTAAACTATAATATATGTATCTTTTTCTAGATTTCGTGGTATAGCCTGGTGTCATAAAGGTAGTCAATAATGAGTTGAAATTGATCTACCGAACTGAGAATATTTTGTAGGTTAAGATTCAAATTATGCTTTTTTCTATTATTGTAGAAATAGGGACAGTCTATGCAAATATGTTTAACAGATAGAGTGTTACCACAGTGTGTACATGTAGGTGGATCTTGGGAAGTCATCAAATATTTATGAGTCAACCTTGTATGGGCTATTCTAAGTCGTcgaattaaaattttgtttttccgtGTCATGGAAGGAAACTCAAGTTTTTTTATAGATGGATCACGAAGCTTGGAAGGAATTTTGTTTCAGTAATCTTGCCAAGATATTAGGATAGTATTTTTAAAAAACGACTGTAGATCCGTATGTAATTGTAAGTTTTCAGTTTCCTCATTAGAAGAAGAGACTTGTTTAGCAAAGTGGTCGGCGAGTTCGTTACCAGGGATTCCCACATGAGACGGAATCCAGATCATGGTTATGGATACTCCCAGTGAGATTAGACTATCGAAAGAGTTTTGGATAGCTTGGACCAACGGATGTACGGTATACATACTTTTTAGAGAATGGATAGACGCTGAAGAGTCGGTACATATTGCTACTTTTTTACGTCCTGGAGATAGCGAGTTTGCGGCTTGGAGGATAGAGAATAATTCAGCTGTATGTATGCAACAAAAGAGCGGAAGATTGCAGGATTTGATTAGATCTGTGTTTGAGGTTACCGCACATCCAAGAGCTATTGGGCTCTTAGAAGCATCTGTATATAGAATTTGGTCGAATTTATTGTTAGCAATTAATTCGTTAAAGGTATGTCTTAGAATTTGTGGATTGGTTTGATGCTTATCATAATTAGTTAACGTGAGATTAAAATTTGCTATCGATTTACTCCAGGGAGAGACATATTGTGGCAAAGATTGAAGTTTAATTGTAGAAGCAGAGTTTAAAAGGTCAGTTTTTAATAACTTATGGGCGGGATTTTCAGTATTAGCAGATATTCGAGACGAATATTTCAAAAGGAGTTGCCGTCGACGCACATAGGGGTATTTTGCCAATCTAGGCGGTCATAATTATTTCTTTCGATTTTATTATTCTAAAATGATTTCCTAATTGAATTAAGCTATAGAGAGTGTTTTACAACATATATATAAGTAGAATATGAGTCACTAAAACGAGACAGACGCACTGCGCATGCGCCGGTACAGTCCCAGACAATGTCGGTAAGCATTGGATCTGCATTACCGGCCAACACGTAACTTAGCATGGTTCAGAACCTTTTAGTCAAGACCGAAACCATAGCTGACTTTATGACGTCATATATGACGTTATGACGTCACACTACTTTGTACttccttttttaatttttattagccGCGCAGTCccggaatatattaaaaaatagtaGGTTCTAGGTTCTGAACCATGCTAAGTTACGTGTTGGCCGGTAATGCAGATCTAATGCTTACCGACATTGTCTGGGACTGTGCCGGCGCATGCGCAGTGCGTCTGTCTCGTTTTAGTGACCCATATTCtactacatatacagggtgtttggtaaagaatgggccatagcttaacctcaggttcctgaggttaaaatagaccgatttaagctaactcaccttagtacaaagtttataataaccgagatacagggtgtcaaagttaaactttttttttatttattattgaatatttcctgacaggaatgagataacaacatgaaatttggtatataggggttttttgggtcgagaaaactaaattccttaccaaaaattatgtattgcccagagggcgccacatacgcctttcagcactaatttattacgttcaattttttttatccctcactctgtataattttgacattaaaatttttattctcctattagttttacttaaaaaaggtatacttttttcatctccctaaactcaaccgttttcgagataaacgcattttaaatctgcgatacaccatcatttttagcataatagcattgtagttacacccgaaaaataacttaaaaccataataattatgccaattctcaaatttatgtcattgcatcgcaaattcaaTTTGAaggaatttgcgatacatttttggataattttatggttttaagttatctTAACGTTATCTCACGTAAACGTAAtctaaatttttaatataaatatgtgtAATTTCCTTGTTTCATGATTTTTTGCCCATAAGTCAAGAAAGTGCGAATATGGGCGGCTGATTTGATAATTATTATGATGTACAAATTCATatcttccaattaaaaaaaatacaacaaccGGATCTCACCCTAAAGTATAACAAAAACCTTTTGATGTGTTAAAATGTGGTCgaaactttaaaatatttaaacccCGTTTTCaaacatccaaaatattattaatacatcAACAAATAAAACAATAAGTACATGAAAAGTAGGTGTTCTTCCCCGCTTGTTCTAGATccataactgtatttttttaacaacaaacacttgatatttttttttattacttgcACTTGCACTTGCACCAAACAGCTGAGAAAGATACATACACCTGTAGCGACAAGGTCAAACTCCGACTAAAGCTACGGCACTGGTGCAACTTATTACACAACGGAAAAGGTCGCCTTGTGTTCTCTATTTATTTAACTTCACGAGTATCCGGTTTTTTTCTACCGCTTTGAGTTTTGAAAAATGGACTTTTGACCGGCTAGATCGTTTAAATACCCCTATGTGCGACGTAACCAGAGGGGAAGTTCATTAGCTTCTCTATATAAACTCTCTGCTGGGCTCGACCTGAAAGCTCCAAGGCAAATTCGAAGTGCAGTGTTAtgtacagaattaagaagttttAAATCAGATGGACTAGCTGACATATAAATAAAACTACAGTAGTCTATTTTAGAACGAATAAAACATCTATAAATCTTAAGAAGGGAGTCTTCATCTGCGCCCCAATGATGATTGGACAGAGTTTTTAGTATATTTAGATAAGTCAtgtgaatatttttaaaaatatcgatgttATATTATATTAGCTGCTTTTATGAGGCTATTAACCGTTTTGGTCTTCGAATTCCTGGTTCAAATAAACACAGTATAGGTGGGCAAGCAaactaaggccgatgccacattatgcgttttgaccggatgcgtttccgccgcatccggtgaaaacgcatagtgtgacagatcggtccggttgcgttggaaacggatgcgttttgagtcatcggtacgcgcttacaaactgcaccagactaaacgcatagtgtgacaggtcgatccggttgcgttggaaacggatgcgttttcaacgcatccggtcaaaacgcataatgtggcatcggcctaagagagtcattaatattcagggccggatttaaggggtggcaggctgggcagcttcccggggcccccacattccGGGGGCCCCCAAAGCctcaaacgcaaaaaatattAGCAAATTGTTCacatataattatttttgttttatacaaACACTTGTGCCGTctactctctaaatttagttgcaaaagctgCAGCTGAGTGTTGTTCTGCTGCTACAGCATTATCTGATTTCTTAGAGGAACTATCTATATGtattttcacttcctctacatatagatcCAACTTGTTAATCAAATGTTTAAAAGCTCCTTTAAGCGACAGCAACGCAGAGCGTGgagaaatattattgttcctaaaagagtaaatactactagatggttaTCCAGAAGTGATACCGCAAAAGCACTAGTTATAGATTATAATCATACTAAAGTAGACttatccaaaatttcagaagcaacaatttaaaactccTAGCGATACAAATTgtttgtataatcgaatgtgCTTACTGTaaacaggaatatttgcaatattttggaatgaaatcttagagaAAACAAACATTTCAAGtcgtattctccaagatccaaatattgccGTTAAATTAGGAGTGgcagcacttagatcacttaaagAATTTATACAGTcaagacctggcaatttcaaaaCATATGAGATGCGAGGCGCGATGGTAAGCAGAAGTCAATACTATTCGGCACATAGAAATTGACTATGGAATATTCGACTGACTCCACTGGATTATGAAACATTTTATGAGACTGAAATGACATCATAGAAATTTAGGACTCAGAATTTTATCGCTATTATAGATCACCTCATTACCTCTTTAAGTCAGAGGCTTTCTGCATATAAAtacattcattccaattttggatttttatatCATTTAGATATATTTTGGTCATGCATATATGTacaatattttggccatgttatgcgacacccagagagatataatatacttcatttaataatacaaggcaaggtagacggaagaaaggggcaggtcgaagaagaacgtcatggcttaaaaacctgagagaatggtttaacagatgcTCTatatcccttttccgagctgccgtgaacaaaattactatagccaatgcTCGATAATcaagcacggcacatgaagaagaagacatcatTTAGCTTCAGAGCTATCAAAGCTTAGGTACTGACATCtgtagcaatgatttagatgaaatCCTAGGTGTCGAACTAATACAATTTAAATGTACCGATTGTTAGAAGAAAATAATGTGAATGATGCGtttccaaatgttgaggtgaTACTTCGTTTATATTTCTGATA
Proteins encoded in this window:
- the LOC114336647 gene encoding mucin-4 isoform X37 encodes the protein MKLTGVCFLIVAFCAINALASPSDPDDPSPDEQTNAPSVSTSDSPPDTVTDSSSTAPTDSTPDPATDSSSTAPTDSPPNPATDSSSTAPTDSPPDPATDPSSTAPTDSTSEPVTDSSSTAPTDSPPDPATDSSSTAPTNSPPEPVTDSSSTAPTDSPPGPATDSSSTAPTDSSPEPVTDSSSTAPTDSPPDPATDPSSTAPTDSTSEPVTDSSSTAPTDSPPDPATDSSSTAPTNSPPEPVTDSSSTAPTDSPPGPATDSSSTAPTDSSPEPVTDSSSTAPTDSPPDPATDSSSTAPTDSPPEPVTDSSSTAPTDSPPEPVTDSSSTAPTDSPPEPVTDSSSTAPTDSPPEPVTDSSSTAPTDSPPDPVTDSSSTAPTDSPPDPATDPSSTAPTDTPPEPVTDSSSTAPTYSPPEPITDSSSTAPTDSPPEPVTDSSSTAPTDSPPEPVTDSSSTAPTDSPPDPATDPSSTAPTDSPPEPVTDSSSTAPTDSPPDPATDSSSTAPTDSPPEPVTYSSSTAPTDSPPEPVTDSSSTAPTDSPPEPVTDSSSTAPTDSPPKPVTDSSSTAPTDSPPEPVTDSSSTAPTDSPPDPATDSSSTAPTDSPPEPVTDSSPTAPTDSPPDPATDSSSTAPTDSPPDPATDSSSTAPTDSPPEPVTDSSSVSPTDSPPEPATDSSSASPTDYPSDSTTASSGSSTDLSSDSTGATPESTTKGSAASLFAGTNYLMATFVIVIINYFLI
- the LOC114336647 gene encoding mucin-4 isoform X49, producing MKLTGVCFLIVAFCAINALASPSDPDDPSPDEQTNAPSVSTSDSPPDTVTDSSSTAPTDSPPDPATDPSSTAPTDSTSEPVTDSSSTAPTDSPPDPATDSSSTAPTNSPPEPVTDSSSTAPTDSPPGPATDSSSTAPTDSSPEPVTDSSSTAPTDSPPDPATDPSSTAPTDSTSEPVTDSSSTAPTDSPPDPATDSSSTAPTNSPPEPVTDSSSTAPTDSPPGPATDSSSTAPTDSSPEPVTDSSSTAPTDSPPDPATDSSSTAPTDSPPEPVTDSSSTAPTDSPPEPVTDSSSTAPTDSPPEPVTDSSSTAPTDSPPEPVTDSSSTAPTDSPPDPVTDSSSTAPTDSPPDPATDPSSTAPTDTPPEPVTDSSSTAPTYSPPEPITDSSSTAPTDSPPEPVTDSSSTAPTDSPPEPVTDSSSTAPTDSPPDPATDPSSTAPTDSPPEPVTDSSSTAPTDSPPDPATDSSSTAPTDSPPEPVTYSSSTAPTDSPPEPVTDSSSTAPTDSPPEPVTDSSSTAPTDSPPKPVTDSSSTAPTDSPPEPVTDSSSTAPTDSPPDPATDSSSTAPTDSPPEPVTDSSPTAPTDSPPDPATDSSSTAPTDSPPDPATDSSSTAPTDSPPEPVTDSSSVSPTDSPPEPATDSSSASPTDYPSDSTTASSGSSTDLSSDSTGATPESTTKGSAASLFAGTNYLMATFVIVIINYFLI
- the LOC114336647 gene encoding mucin-4 isoform X48; this translates as MKLTGVCFLIVAFCAINALASPSDPDDPSPDEQTNAPSVSTSDSPPDTVTDSSSTAPTDSTPDPATDSSSTAPTDSPPNPATDSSSTAPTDSSPDPATDSSSTAPTDSTPDPATDSSSTAPTDSPPDPATDPSSTAPTDSSPEPVTDSSSTAPTDSPPDPATDPSSTAPTDSTSEPVTDSSSTAPTDSPPDPATDSSSTAPTNSPPEPVTDSSSTAPTDSPPGPATDSSSTAPTDSSPEPVTDSSSTAPTDSPPDPATDSSSTAPTDSPPEPVTDSSSTAPTDSPPEPVTDSSSTAPTDSPPEPVTDSSSTAPTDSPPEPVTDSSSTAPTDSPPDPVTDSSSTAPTDSPPDPATDPSSTAPTDTPPEPVTDSSSTAPTYSPPEPITDSSSTAPTDSPPEPVTDSSSTAPTDSPPEPVTDSSSTAPTDSPPDPATDPSSTAPTDSPPEPVTDSSSTAPTDSPPDPATDSSSTAPTDSPPEPVTYSSSTAPTDSPPEPVTDSSSTAPTDSPPEPVTDSSSTAPTDSPPKPVTDSSSTAPTDSPPEPVTDSSSTAPTDSPPDPATDSSSTAPTDSPPEPVTDSSPTAPTDSPPDPATDSSSTAPTDSPPDPATDSSSTAPTDSPPEPVTDSSSVSPTDSPPEPATDSSSASPTDYPSDSTTASSGSSTDLSSDSTGATPESTTKGSAASLFAGTNYLMATFVIVIINYFLI